The sequence below is a genomic window from Lusitaniella coriacea LEGE 07157.
GCGGAGCCGATAAGTCTTCATTTAAATCTAGATAGTACGCGCCGGGAATGTGAGCGGTTTGATACTGTTGTCGTCCTAGTTGAGGATCGGCTAAGGAAAAACGACAGTCCGCGATCGCGATTTGAGAATTACCCAACTGCTTTGCAAGTGCCTTTGGGGAAACGATCAATTCCTCATTCTCCATTCCTACCTCCAAATCTTCTCTTTAACGAATCGCGTTATTGCCTCTCTTCCCATCCTCTAACAATCAATAGGATCGTGATTTTTCACGATTAACAAACAGTTACGATTGTCTTCCAAGCGGGTATAAGTTAGGCGATCTGCAATTTTATACATCAGAACGATCCCCCGTCCCCCTCCGGAATGGTAATCCGGCTCCTGGCTCAAATTCTCGAAGTATTCTTGTAAATTAAATGAAGGACCGCGATCCCAAATACGAATTTCCAAACTCGTTTCCTTGAGGGTGACTTCAAACTCAATAGGTGTCTCTGCGGTCAGATTTTTATGAGCGTGGCGGACTGCGTTGGTAAACCCCTCGGCTAAAGCTAATTGACATTGCAGCCAATCTTTCTGGGGAATTGAATCGCAATAGGTTTGGTTAAACCATTCCAACACCTGATTGAATTCCTTCAGATCGCTCAAAACTGTTAAACCAAATTTTTTTGAGGTGTTCAATGCCTTTAAGCCTTACCTTTGCGAAGGGACTAAACTAATTCGGCCTGTTCGAGGTTACAGCGCGAGAATCGCATCCAGGATACCCTATATTGGGTTGTGCGCGATCCCAACTGGAACTTCCGAAGAGCAGCACGCACCCGTTGCTCTCAGTTGTCTGCTAACTTAATCCTTAAGAATCATAATCAATATAAAGATGCCATCACTATTCTGTTCGGCGCGCGCTCATTTTCTTAGCCTAGGATAGCTGTTAACGGGTGCATCAAAACTCCTTCTGACTTTATTTAGGCGATTGACCTGTCATGGCGCAAATACTCATTATTGACGACGATCCAGCGATTCAGCTATTACTCAAAAGAGCGCTGGTTAAGAAAGGTTACAAAGTCAGTGTTGCCAGCGACGGAGAAGATGGTTTAGCCAAAGCGCGATCGCTATGTCCGGCAATGATCATTTGCGATTGGGTGATGCCGCGCATGAACGGGATTGACGTGTGCCGACAAGTGAAAGCTACCCCAGAACTTTCGACAACTTTTTTTATTCTCTTA
It includes:
- a CDS encoding ATP-binding protein — its product is MNTSKKFGLTVLSDLKEFNQVLEWFNQTYCDSIPQKDWLQCQLALAEGFTNAVRHAHKNLTAETPIEFEVTLKETSLEIRIWDRGPSFNLQEYFENLSQEPDYHSGGGRGIVLMYKIADRLTYTRLEDNRNCLLIVKNHDPIDC